Genomic DNA from Blattabacterium sp. (Blaberus giganteus):
TATCTAAAGATTCTGTAAAAAAAAGAATTAATAATAAAAAAAACGGAATATCCTTCACTGAATTTTCTTATTCTCTTATACAAGGATATGATTTTTTGTATTTAAATCAAGTAAAAAATTGTCAATTGCAAGTAGGAGGATCTGATCAATGGGGAAATATCACAACAGGGATTGAATTGATTAGAAAAAAAACAGGAAAAAAAGCGTATGGAATCACTTTTCCTTTAATAATAAAACCTAATGGAATTAAATTTGGTAAAAGTGAAAAAGAAGAAAATATATGGCTAGATAAAAATAAAACATCTCCATACAAATTTTATCAGTTTTGGATGAATATTTCTGATTTTGAAATTGAAAAATACATAAAAATATATACTTTTTTTTCAAAAGAAGAAATTGAAAATTTAATTTATAAACATAGAAAATATCCAAATAAAAGATTATTACAGAGAAAATTGGCTAATGAAATAACTGAATGGATTCATGGAAATGAAATTGTAAAAAAAGTAATAGAAATCACAAATATATTATTTGAAAAAAAAAATGAATCCTTTCAATTGTTAGATGATAAAACTTTCATTTCTATATACAACCATATTCCACATATGCTTATATCTTGTGATGAATTTGATAAAGGAATTTTTTTATTAGATCTTTTAAAAAGAAGTAGTTTTTTCTCTTCAAAAAGTGAAGCAAATCGTGCTTTAAAAGCAAACTCAATTCACTTAAATAAAATTCTTGTGAAAGAAAATATTATGATTCAAAAAGAAAACATAATAGGAAAAAAATATATTTTATTCCAATTTGGAAAAAAAGAATTTTTTATTATAAAAATTGAATGAATTTAATATCCAAAATATTTCAATTTTTTATAATTATATCGCCAATTTTTACAAACTTCTACATTGAATTTTAATTCAATATTTTTTTTAAAAAAAAGTTCTATGCTTTTTATAGAAAACAACTTCAATTTATTAATTGCATGTCCTTTCTCTCCTATTAATATTCCTTTTTGAGAATCTCGTTCTACATATATAGAAGATAATATATATATAAAAGTATTTTTATCTTTAAAACATTTCGTATATATTTCTACGGAATAAGGAATTTCTTTTTTATATAAAAAAAATATTTTCTCTCTAATTATTTCATTTACAAAAAAACGTTCAGATTTATTACTTAAATAATCTTTTGGATAAAAAGGTGGATGTTTAGATAATAAAGATCTAATTTTATTCATTAATAGATCTTGATTCATTTTTTTTAATGCAGATATTGGTAATATTTCTGAATCAGGAAATAATTTATGCCAATAATTAATGGTATAATATAATGTGTTTTCTCCACATTGTGTTCC
This window encodes:
- the tyrS gene encoding tyrosine--tRNA ligase, translated to MKNKDIIDELSWRGLIKNKVPGIENQLKKPTTMYIGFDPTSDSLHLGSLLPIIILIHFQKKGHKSLALIGEATGFIGDPSDKKDKRIFLSKKNLQNNTESIKNQISRFLKFYSEKIELLNNFDWIRNIYFIDFIREIGKHFSVNYMISKDSVKKRINNKKNGISFTEFSYSLIQGYDFLYLNQVKNCQLQVGGSDQWGNITTGIELIRKKTGKKAYGITFPLIIKPNGIKFGKSEKEENIWLDKNKTSPYKFYQFWMNISDFEIEKYIKIYTFFSKEEIENLIYKHRKYPNKRLLQRKLANEITEWIHGNEIVKKVIEITNILFEKKNESFQLLDDKTFISIYNHIPHMLISCDEFDKGIFLLDLLKRSSFFSSKSEANRALKANSIHLNKILVKENIMIQKENIIGKKYILFQFGKKEFFIIKIE